A genomic region of Microbacterium schleiferi contains the following coding sequences:
- a CDS encoding DUF3039 domain-containing protein produces MSTPLDSPDQGGLATLDRELEELLREETVEPGDHERFSHYVKKDKILESAITGKPVKALCGKKWTPGRDPEKFPVCPTCKEIYERMKN; encoded by the coding sequence ATGAGCACTCCGCTGGACAGCCCTGACCAGGGCGGACTTGCGACCCTCGACCGCGAGCTTGAGGAACTGCTTCGCGAAGAGACCGTCGAGCCGGGGGACCACGAGCGGTTCTCGCACTACGTCAAGAAAGACAAGATCCTCGAATCGGCAATCACCGGCAAGCCCGTGAAGGCGCTGTGCGGCAAGAAGTGGACGCCGGGTCGCGACCCCGAGAAGTTCCCGGTGTGCCCGACCTGCAAAGAGATCTACGAGCGGATGAAGAACTGA